A region of Centropristis striata isolate RG_2023a ecotype Rhode Island chromosome 17, C.striata_1.0, whole genome shotgun sequence DNA encodes the following proteins:
- the ccdc96 gene encoding coiled-coil domain-containing protein 96 → MDGKTEGKTKSDRVVSPDPSNEKDSSVITVNRNETEGVPAEIVAWDHDEEHSGSMTAADGAPVEEEAAPSEPRESVGKDFLVVDDITTSQDSAVESVGKDFLGVDDITTSQDSAVESVGKDFLVVDDITTSQDSAVESVGKDFLGVDDITTSQDSAVESVGKDFLGVDDITTSQDSAVESVGKDFLGVDDITTSQDSAVEINEVNEQQMAHEKMVEISSNDEHGLPKQDFETLERQKSSPTLEEHKEDANCEYIKLFHKLCEDRDQASQRCSLLHMKLAEFFHRKAQDDTQLHGEAAASEQLEQEYDDYMNVLTDLKQKLSTESETAQQQAEELSSKAQEELHRVENEWQAFVALKQDVAVSVLSRYLGKQAAQTKVEATLTTEELLQQELIKLRCKHLKLKIKTHRLEAELRQGDTHAKDTLSLQFEQLHAERLELKKQTEKQNEESLKMQKKISSSLELLSNVKEKLFWSQMEVKAKAEQLDMTEALVAKKRDLLTRTRQARNSLQRDNVRLKEHRGLLGNRILLQDFESTVDASNLLEEQLEELKCRQGQIVFSCGR, encoded by the exons ATGGATGGAAAGACAGAAGGTAAGACAAAGAGTGACAGGGTGGTCTCACCAGATCCCTCTAATGAGAAGGACAGTTCTGTGATCACTGTTAATAGAAATGAAACAGAAGGTGTCCCAGCTGAAATAGTTGCATGGGATCATGATGAAGAACACAGTGGAAGTATGACAGCAGCTGACGGGGCTCctgtagaagaagaagcagccCCCTCTGAGCCACGAGAGAGCGTTGGAAAGGACTTCCTGGTTGTCGATGACATCACCACAAGTCAAGACTCGGCTGTGGAGAGCGTTGGAAAGGACTTCCTGGGTGTCGATGACATCACCACAAGTCAAGACTCGGCTGTGGAGAGCGTTGGAAAGGACTTCCTGGTTGTCGATGACATCACCACAAGTCAAGACTCGGCTGTGGAGAGCGTTGGAAAGGACTTCCTGGGTGTCGATGACATCACCACAAGTCAAGACTCGGCTGTGGAGAGCGTTGGAAAGGACTTCCTGGGTGTCGATGACATCACCACGAGTCAAGACTCGGCTGTGGAGAGCGTTGGAAAGGACTTCCTGGGTGTCGATGACATCACCACAAGTCAAGACTCGGCTGTGGAGATAAATGAAGTCAATGAGCAGCAAATGGCCCACGAAAAAATGGTTGAAATTAGCAGCAATGATGAGCACGGACTTCCCAAACAGGATTTTGAAACCCTGGAGAGGCAGAAGAGCAGTCCTACCCTGGAGGAGCACAAGGAGGACGCCAACTGTGAATACAtcaag CTCTTCCACAAGCTGTGTGAGGACAGGGATCAGGCCAGCCAACGCTGCAGCCTGCTGCACATGAAGCTGGCAGAGTTTTTCCACAGGAAGGCCCAGGACGACACTCAGCTGCACGGGGAGGCGGCGGCGTCCGAGCAGCTGGAGCAGGAGTATGACGACTACATGAACGTCCTCACTGATCTGAAGCAGAAGCTCTCCACTGAGTCAGAGACGGCTCAGCAGCAGGCGGAGGAGCTGAGCTCAAAGGCCCAAGAGGAGCTCCACAGG GTGGAAAATGAATGGCAAGCATTTGTGGCACTGAAGCAGGATGTTGCTGTGAGCGTACTGAGCCGATACCTGGGGAAACAAGCTGCTCAGACCAAAGTTGAGGCAACCCTCACAACAGAGGAGCTTCTGCAGCAGGAGCTGATCAAGCTGCGCTGCAAGCACCTCAAGCTGAAGATCAAGACCCACAGGCTGGAGGCGGAGCTCCGTCAGGGGGACACACACGCCAAGGACACGCTCAGTCTCCAGTTTGAGCAGCTGCACGCTGAGAGGCTGGAGCTGaaaaaacagactgaaaagCAAAATGAGGAATCTTTAAAGATGCAGAAGAAGATCAGCAGCAGCTTGGAG CTCCTGTCAAATGTGAAGGAGAAGCTGTTCTGGAGCCAGATGGAGGTGAAGGCCAAAGCAGAGCAGCTGGACATGACGGAGGCCTTGGTGGCCAAGAAGAGGGATCTCCTGACCAGAACTAGGCAGGCACGCAACAGCCTGCAGAGAGACAACGTGAGGCTGAAGGAGCATCGGGGACTACTGGGGAACAGGATATTGCTTCAGGACTTTGAGTCCACTGTAGACGCCTCCAACCTCCTGGAGGAGCAACTGGAGGAGCTGAAGTGCCGGCAAGGTCAGATTGTCTTCAGTTGTGGCAGATAG
- the grpel1 gene encoding grpE protein homolog 1, mitochondrial: MASLCARVVRQSYSLVASPALIRASPRLLCTATQQKNGPGPAEEEAEKPEPSAAETLLVEEKNQLQEQLKDMTEKYKRALADTENLRTRSQKMTEDAKLYGIQGFCKDLLEVADILEKATESVPKEEVTSQNPHLKNLYDGLVMTEVQIQKVFTKHGLIKLNPDGQKFDPYEHEALFHAPVDGKEPGTVAMVTKVGYKLHGRTLRPALVGVAKAP, encoded by the exons ATGGCCAGCTTGTGTGCTCGAGTAGTGAGGCAGAGCTACTCTCTGGTAGCTTCACCAGCGTTAATAAG aGCGTCTCCACGCTTGTTATGCACAGCAACCCAGCAGAAGAACGGGCCTGGGCCGGCAGAGGAGGAGGCTGAGAAGCCGGAGCCCAGCGCAGCAGAGACGCTGCTAGTGGAGGAGAAGAACCAGCTGCAGGAGCAGCTCAAGGACATGACG GAAAAGTACAAGCGGGCCTTAGCAGACACAGAGAACCTGAGGACGAGGAGTCAGAAGATGACGGAAGATGCTAAATTATACG GGATCCAGGGCTTCTGTAAGGACCTGCTGGAGGTGGCGGACATCTTGGAGAAGGCCACAGAGAGCGTGCCCAAGGAGGAGGTGACGAGCCAGAACCCTCACCTGAAGAACCTGTACGACGGCCTGGTGATGACCGAGGTCCAGATCCAGAAGGTGTTCACCAAGCACGGCCTGATCAAACTCAATCCAGACGGCCAGAAGTTCGACCCCTACGAGCACGAGGCCCTCTTCCACGCCCCGGTGGACGGCAAGGAGCCCGGCACAGTCGCCATGGTCACCAAAGTGGGCTACAAGCTTCACGGTCGCACCCTCAGGCCAGCATTGGTGGGCGTGGCCAAAGCCCCCTAA
- the LOC131989261 gene encoding NLR family CARD domain-containing protein 3-like yields the protein MSTRQVVLLETLEDLGAEDFEKFKWYLQQQGVLEGLPAIRKCRLENANRMKTVDTMFQTYSMSTIKVTRTVLAKIKQNELVNNFSNISFEPEGKSESLFIIKIDILAECQRKLKSKLQKKFKCVFEEIAKVGNPTLLNQTYTELYITEGGTADFNDEHEVRQIETASRKPDRPETTIRQEDIFKASPEGDEPIRTVLTKGVAGIGKTVLTQKFTLDWAEDKTNQDIHFTFPFTFRELNVLKKKKFSLVELVHHFFSETKEAGICRFEEFPIVLIFDGLDECRLPLDFHNTEILTDVTESTSMDVLLTNLIRGELLPSARLWITTRPAAANQIPADCVDMVTEVRGFTEPQKEDYFRKRFTDEEQAGTIISHIKTSRSLHIMCHIRVFCWISATVLEKLMETGEAGELPKTLTEMYIHFLLVHLKVKNVNYHGKSQTDPQWSPESREMIESLGKLAFDQLEKGNLIFYDSDLTECGIDIRAASVYSGVFTEVFREERGLYQDRVFCFAHLSVQEFLAALHVHLTFINSGVNLMAGEQPTPRLFKVFRDKPELRHLYQSAVDKALQSPNGHLDLFLRFLVGLSLQTNQRLLRGLLAQTGSSSRTNQKTVQYIKKKITENLSAERSINLFHCLNELNDRSLVEEIQQSLRSGSLSTDKLSPAQWSALVFILLSSETDLDVFDLRKYSASEEALLRLLPVVKASNKALLNNCNLSERSCEALSSVLSSQSCSLKVLDLSNNNLQDSGIKFLSAGLESPLCKLKTLRVSGCNLSERSCEALSSVLSSQSSSLRHLDLSNNNLQDSGLKQLSVGLKSPLCELKTLSLSNCLITTSGSASLASALSSNPSHLRELDLSYNHPGDSELKLLSAGVKDPHWRLDTLRVDHGGEHRLTPGLRKYFCQLTLDKNTARTFLKLSENKKKVTSMLENQYYRDHPERFLACDQLLCRDGLTGRCYWEVEWEGSVTVAVSYRGIKRRGYADDCFFGKNDQSWGLECYLNYSVWHNNTLAFSSSSSFSISSGRVAVYVDCPAGILSFYRVSSDTLIHLHTFNTTFTEPLYPGFHVRLSNSSASLCRL from the exons ATGTCAACACGCCAAGTGGTCCTCTTAGAAACTTTAGAAGATTTGGGAGCTGAGGACTTTGAAAAATTCAAGTGGTacctgcagcagcagggggTGCTAGAAGGTCTCCCAGCAATCCGAAAATGTCGACTGGAGAATGCAAACCGGATGAAAACCGTAGATACGATGTTTCAGACCTACAGTATGAGCACGATAAAAGTGACCAGAACAGTTTTAGCGAAGATAAAACAGAATGAATTAGTGAATAATTTCTCAAACATCTCCTTTGAACCTGAAGGTAAGTCAGAATCATTATTCATTATAAAAATTGAT ATTCTTGCTGAGTGCCAGCGAAAACTCAAAtccaaattacaaaagaagttcaagtgtgtgtttgaggagaTTGCGAAAGTAGGAAACCCAACCCTTCTGAATCAGACCTACAcagagctctacatcacagaggggGGGACTGCAGATTTCAATGAtgaacatgaggtcagacagattgaaacagcatccaggaaaccagacagaccagaaacaacaatcagacaagaagacatctttaaagcctcaCCTGAAGGAGatgaaccaatcagaacagtgctgacaaagggagtggctggcattgggaaaacagtcttaacacagaagttcactctggactgggctgaagacaaaaccaaccaggacatccacttcacatttccattcactttcagagagctgaatgtgctgaaaaagaaaaagttcagcttggtggaacttgttcatcacttcttttctgaaaccaaagaagcaggaatctgcaggtttgaagaGTTCCCCATTGTGTTGATCTTTGATGGTCTGGATGAGTGTCGACTTCCtctggacttccacaacactgagatcctgactgatgtcacagagtccaccTCAATGGATgtcctgctgacaaacctcatcaggggggaactgcttccctctgctcgactctggataaccacacgacctgcagcagccaatcagatccctgctGACTGTGTTGACATGGTGACGGAGGTCAGAGGGTTTACTGAACCACAGAAGGAGGACTACTTCAGGAAAAGATTCACAGATGAGGAGCAGGCCGGCACAATCATCTCCCACATCAAGACATCACGAAGtctccacatcatgtgccacatccGAGTAttctgctggatctctgctacAGTTCTGGAGAAGCTGATGGAAACAGGAGAGGcaggagagctgcccaagaccctgactgagatgtacatccacttcctgttgGTTCACTTGAAAGTGAAGAATGTCAATTATCATGGAAAATCTCAGACAGATCCACAGTGGAGTCCAGAAAGCAGGGAGATGATTGAgtctctgggaaaactggcttttgatcagctggagaaaggaaacctgattttctatgactcagacctgacagaGTGTGGTATTGATATCAGAGCAGCctcagtgtactcaggagtgttcacagaggtctttagagaggagagaggactgtaccaggacagggtgttctgcttcgcccatctgagtgttcaggagtttctggctgctcttcatgtccatctgaCCTTTATCAACTCCGGAGTCAATCTGATGGCAGGAGAACAACCAACCCCCCGACTGTTCAAAGTCTTCAGAGACAAACCTGAACTAAGACATCTCTACCAGAGTGCTGTGGACAAGGCCTTACAGAGTCCAAATGGacacctggacttgttcctCCGCTTTCTCGTGGGTCTTTCATTGCAGACCAATCAAAGACTCCTACGAGGTCTGCTGGCGcagacaggaagtagctcaCGGACCAATCAGAAAACAGTCCAGtacatcaagaagaagatcACGGAGaatctgtctgcagagagaagcatcaacctgttccactgtctgaatgaactgaatgatcgttctctagtggaggagatccaacagtccctgagatcaggaagtctttccacagataaactgtctcctgctcagtggtcagctctggtcttcatcttactgtcatcaGAAACAGATCTGGACGTGTTTGACCTGAGGAAGtactctgcttcagaggaggCTCTTCTGAGACTGCTGCCAGTGGTTAAAGcctccaacaaagctct aCTGAATAACTGCAACCTCTCAGAGAGAAGttgtgaagctctgtcctcagtcctcagctcccagtcctgTAGTCTGAAAGtcctggacctgagtaacaacaacctgcaggattcaggaatAAAGTTTCTGTCTGCCGGACTGGAGAGCCCGCTTTGTAAACTGAAAACTCTCAG gGTAAGTGGCTGTAACCTCTctgagagaagctgtgaagctttgtcctcagtcctcagctcccagtcctctagtctgagacacctggacctgagtaacaacaacCTGCAAGATTCAGGATTGAAGCAGCTGTCTGTTGGACTGAAGAGTCCACTATGTGAACTGAAAACCCTCAG CCTGTCAAACTGTCTGATAACAACATCTGGCTccgcttctctggcctcagctctgagctccaacccctctcatctgagagagctggacctaaGCTACAATCATCCAGGAGACTCAGAACTGAAGCTCCTTTCTGCTGGAGTGAAGGATCCACACTGGAGGctggacactctcag GGTGGACCATGGTGGAGAGCACAGGTTAACACCTGGTCTGAGGAAGT ATTTCTGTCAACTCACACTGGACAAAAACACAGCACGCACTTTCCTCAAACTGTCTGAAAACAAGAAGAAGGTGACAAGTATGTTGGAGAATCAGTATTATCGTGATCATCCAGAGAGATTTTTAGCCTGTGATCAGCTGCTGTGTAGAGATGGTCTGACtggtcgctgttactgggaggttGAGTGGGAAGGAAGCGTTACTGTAGcagtgagttacagaggaatCAAGAGGAGAGGATACGCAGATGACTGCTTCTTTGGAAAAAATGACCAGTCCTGGGGTCTTGAGTGCTATCTGAATTACAGTGTCTGGCATAATAACACATTAgcattctcctcctcttcctccttctccattTCCTCTGGTAGAGTAGCagtgtatgtggactgtcctgctggcattctgtccttctacagagtctcctctgacacactgatccacctccacaccttcaacaccacTTTCACTGAACCTCTTTATCCTGGGTTTCATGTCAGGTTATCTAACTCCTCAGCGTCTCTGTGTCGTCTGTAG
- the tada2b gene encoding transcriptional adapter 2-beta, which translates to MADLGKKYCVNCLADVTNLRLRCTDCPDIELCPECFSAGAEIGNHRRWHGYQQVDGGRFSLWGPEAEGGWTSREEQSLLDAIEQYGFGNWEDMAAHVGASRTPQEVMEHYVTMYIHGNLGKACIPDSIPNRVTDHTCPSGGPLSPSLTTPLPPLDISLAEQQQLGYMPLRDDYEIEYDQEAEKLISGLSVNYDDEDVEIEMKRAHVDMYVRKLRERQRRKNIARDYNLVPAFLGKDKKDKEKEKPGVLGVQGTAGGAGGAGASGGTVGSGSTTAVGSGPVPSTPKRKITKEEKEQRVRLRGLCQFMAHREFEDFFENMHKERVLRAKVRELQRYRRNGIARLEESAEYEAARHKREKRKENKSVVTSKRGSGGGGGGLGSGIGLGAGAGGGGGIVGGLGAGGGIKEEGKDGEFAAIENLTGFELLSDREKVLCNSLNLSPARYLTVKTIIIKDNLQKRQGIPAKSRLPSYLDKVLKKRILTFLTESGWISRDAS; encoded by the exons ATGGCCGACCTGGGGAAGAAGTACTGTGTGAACTGCCTTGCAGATGTTACGAACCTGCGGCTTCGCTGCACCGACTGCCCCGATATCGAGCTGTGTCCGGAGTGCTTCTCGGCCGGTGCAGAGATCGGTAACCACCGGAGATGGCACGGCTACCAGCAGGTCGACGGCGGTCGGTTCTCCCTCTGGGGTCCCGAGGCGGAGGGAGGCTGGACCAGCAGGGAAGAGCAGTCGCTGCTCGATGCCATCGAGCAGTATGGATTTGGGAACTGG GAGGACATGGCAGCTCATGTCGGAGCATCCCGAACTCCTCAGGAAGTCATGGAACACTACGTCACCATGTATATCCACGGCAACCTGGGTAAGGCCTGCATCCCTGACAGCATTCCTAACCGGGTGACGGACCACACCTGCCCCAGCGGAGGGCCCCTGTCCCCCAGCCTCACCACCCCGCTGCCCCCGCTGGACATCAGCCTggcggagcagcagcagctgggctACATGCCTCTGCGCGACGACTACGAGATCGAATACGACCAGGAGGCGGAGAAGCTCATCAGCGGGCTGTCTGTCAACTACGACGACGAGGATGTGGAAATTGAAATGAAACGCGCCCACGTGGACATGTACGTGCGCAAACTCCGAGAACGCCAGCGGCGCAAGAACATCGCCCGGGACTACAACCTGGTGCCTGCCTTCCTGGGCAAAGACAAGAAGgacaaggagaaggagaaaccAGGAGTATTGGGAGTCCAGGGCACCGCTGGAGGTGCCGGTGGGGCGGGAGCCAGCGGCGGCACAGTCGGGTCGGGTTCCACGACAGCGGTGGGATCGGGTCCCGTTCCCAGCACGCCCAAAAGAAAGATCACCAAGGAAGAGAAGGAGCAGCGGGTCAGACTGCGGGGACTCTGCCAGTTCATGGCTCACCGAGAGTTTGAAGACTTCTTTGAGAACATGCATAAAGAACGCGTGCTGAGGGCCAAGGTGCGCGAGCTGCAGCGCTACCGACGCAACGGCATCGCCCGCCTGGAAGAGTCGGCCGAATACGAAGCTGCACGCCACAAACGGGAGAAACGCAAGGAGAACAAAAGCGTAGTCACATCCAAACGGggcagcggaggaggaggaggggggctcgGCTCCGGTATAGGACTCGGGGCTGGAGCCGGAGGGGGCGGGGGCATTGTTGGAGGGTTGGGAGCCGGAGGGGGGATCAAAGAGGAGGGCAAAGATGGAGAGTTCGCCGCCATCGAGAATCTGACGGGCTTCGAGCTGCTGTCGGATCGGGAGAAAGTCCTGTGTAACTCTCTGAACCTCAGCCCGGCACGCTACCTGACTGTCAAAACCATCATCATCAAAGATAACCTGCAGAAAAGGCAAGGCATCCCGGCCAAGAGCCGGCTGCCCAGCTACCTGGACAAGGTTCTCAAGAAGCGCATCCTCACCTTCCTCACAGAGAGCGGCTGGATCTCCCGAGACGCCTCTTAG